The proteins below are encoded in one region of Danio rerio strain Tuebingen ecotype United States chromosome 12, GRCz12tu, whole genome shotgun sequence:
- the lcmt1 gene encoding leucine carboxyl methyltransferase 1 isoform X1, producing the protein MPKKFFEVDFPMIVARKIHNIKTKPPLSKPLIETHSTDSLLLDGHSLDSDRYCIIGADLRDIPTLEDKLKKFQINPELPTLFLSECVLVYMSPEQSSRLVHWIAETFPTAMFINYEQVNMNDRFGHIMIENLQRRQCNLAGVDLCQSLDSQKDRFLSSGWESVNALDMMTVYSMLPQEDVARIERLEFLDEKELLQQLLQHYCICWAVKDKLNLGLSQIGF; encoded by the exons gaCAAAACCTCCACTATCGAAACCTCTGATTGAGACTCACTCCACTGATTCGCTTCTTCTAG ATGGTCATAGTTTGGACTCTGACAGATACTGTATTATCGGTGCTGATTTAAGAGACATCCCTACTTTAGAGGACAAGCTAAAAAAGTTCCAGATAAATCCAGA ATTGCCCACGCTCTTTCTGTCTGAATGTGTGCTGGTGTACATGAGCCCCGAACAGTCGTCCAGACTAGTGCACTGGATTGCAGAAACCTTTCCCACGGCCATGTTCATTAACTATGAACAG GTGAACATGAACGATCGCTTTGGGCACATCATGATTGAGAATCTGCAGAGACGGCAGTGCAATCTGGCTGGAGTGGACCTCTGTCAGTCCCTCGACTCTCAA AAGGACCGCTTTTTGTCTTCAGGCTGGGAAAGTGTAAACGCACTGGACATGATGACGGTCTACAGCATGCTTCCTCAGGAAGATGTAGCAAG AATTGAACGTCTAGAGTTTTTAGATGAAAAGGAACTTCTCCAACAGCTTCTCCAACACTACTGCATCTGCTGGGCTGTGAAAGATAAGCTCAATCTAG GCCTGTCGCAAATTGGGTTTTAA